A region of Acidobacteriota bacterium DNA encodes the following proteins:
- a CDS encoding alkaline phosphatase family protein, translated as MKILVIGLDAATMDLIEPWTAAGHLPALARLMNEGASSRLMSTPNMHSASAWTSILTGLIPGRHGLFVFSDRDFATGKQVFFKGGDRTGELLSSHLSRHGLTCGFLNVPMTYPAQCEAGGFMVSGLDAPSLNERAFCPEKLRGEFFSRFSNYDFAPQGLGDLMRAGRLDDATTAWMKLIETQTDAAEYLIANRPVDFFMTVYTASDWAGHNLWKYHEGLHGDQPSETAASNPLLEIYRALDRAIARLLNRANDETQVFVISDHGMGPHTGASYHLAAWLEGKGYMVRSGRSSGRLSFISAGRRAARSLLPVSVRERVKAGVGEDRIARLQTAEKDSFYSSIDWERTIAYTEPGRHVININLEGRNAGGIVKRSAYEEVCSRIIEDLSEWTDDGGNKVVDRIVRRDEVYSGPFTERASDLYVYWNSAARLGGPPEEVRARGFWWSGDHRPEGILICKGPGLRSTRLTASPSVYDLVPTMTYAAGMPVPDKLDGHVIQAAFTEAFLAAHPLQADSAGLQTGSDQTRLTAEEERMVEDKLRGLGYL; from the coding sequence ATGAAGATTCTAGTCATCGGTCTTGACGCGGCCACGATGGATCTCATCGAACCGTGGACCGCGGCCGGCCATCTTCCCGCACTGGCGCGGCTAATGAACGAAGGAGCGTCATCGCGTTTGATGTCAACTCCGAATATGCACAGCGCGTCCGCATGGACTTCGATACTGACGGGACTGATTCCAGGCCGTCACGGGTTGTTTGTTTTTTCCGATCGCGACTTCGCAACCGGCAAGCAAGTCTTCTTCAAAGGCGGGGACCGAACGGGCGAGTTGCTCAGCTCACATCTATCGAGGCATGGGCTCACTTGCGGATTTCTAAACGTGCCGATGACCTATCCGGCTCAGTGCGAGGCTGGCGGCTTCATGGTTAGCGGGCTCGACGCCCCGTCTTTGAACGAGCGCGCGTTCTGTCCAGAAAAGCTCCGCGGCGAATTCTTCAGCCGATTCTCAAATTATGATTTCGCCCCGCAGGGTCTGGGTGATTTGATGAGAGCCGGCCGGCTCGACGATGCGACAACCGCCTGGATGAAGTTGATCGAGACTCAGACGGACGCCGCGGAGTATCTGATCGCAAACAGGCCGGTTGATTTTTTCATGACGGTCTACACGGCAAGCGATTGGGCGGGGCACAATCTGTGGAAATACCATGAAGGCTTGCATGGCGATCAACCTTCCGAGACGGCGGCGAGCAATCCGCTTCTTGAAATCTATCGAGCGCTTGATCGAGCAATTGCGCGGCTGCTGAACCGCGCGAACGATGAGACTCAAGTCTTTGTGATCTCGGACCACGGGATGGGACCACACACCGGCGCGTCCTATCATCTGGCGGCGTGGCTCGAAGGAAAAGGCTACATGGTTCGAAGCGGACGCTCGTCGGGCCGGCTGTCGTTTATCAGCGCCGGCCGCCGCGCTGCTCGCAGTCTCCTGCCCGTGTCCGTCAGGGAACGCGTCAAGGCCGGAGTGGGTGAAGATCGCATCGCGCGATTACAGACTGCGGAGAAGGATTCGTTTTATTCTTCGATCGATTGGGAGCGGACGATCGCCTACACCGAGCCCGGCCGCCACGTCATCAATATCAACCTTGAAGGACGTAACGCTGGCGGCATCGTCAAGCGCAGCGCCTACGAGGAAGTCTGCTCCCGAATTATCGAAGATCTAAGCGAGTGGACCGACGACGGGGGAAACAAGGTAGTCGACCGGATAGTTCGGCGCGACGAGGTTTATTCGGGCCCGTTCACCGAGCGTGCGAGCGATCTTTATGTCTACTGGAACTCGGCGGCCCGGCTTGGTGGGCCGCCAGAAGAAGTTCGCGCGCGCGGATTCTGGTGGAGCGGCGATCACCGGCCTGAGGGCATCTTGATCTGCAAAGGACCGGGCCTGCGCTCGACCAGGCTGACGGCTTCGCCATCGGTCTATGACCTGGTTCCGACGATGACCTACGCAGCGGGCATGCCGGTACCTGATAAGCTGGACGGCCACGTGATTCAAGCAGCCTTCACAGAAGCCTTCCTGGCAGCGCACCCATTGCAGGCCGACTCCGCCGGTTTGCAGACCGGCTCCGATCAGACTCGGCTGACCGCGGAAGAAGAGCGGATGGTCGAGGACAAGCTGCGCGGTCTCGGCTACTTGTAG
- a CDS encoding oligosaccharide flippase family protein yields MYDKIKKTVKHTLIFGIGSVVNSAFGLVLVPVYARYLPAGEFGVLSLLTVTLTLVTIVLKFGLNHAFFRHYYETEDTAHRRRIVGSTLIFLLGSSAAATALLWMAAPQVSAIVFQGDRSRANLIQIIFLISFFDVITLIPDSILRARFKSAQYSALNITAFLFQLVLITYLVIGVGANIRNVLIGRLVGGAFEAVLFYVMVRRDLSLSFSATELRGMLSFGAPLIFGQISFHLFMMIDRFFLERYGTPRELGAYSMANTLVSVVTILVTVPFSQVWTVMRFSVMNEEGAEEYYSRVLTYILFVSMFFALCVSAVAGDGLRLYGLKSYWPAATIIPLLGLAAVLDCASRVLNIGITLKKRTIFAPIVILAALMVNIGLNFWLIPRYGIMGATVSTLLSYVVFCALRYWASNLFFKVRYEWGRVFAILAVGTLLVGAFYFNDWFHGDTQNRATLFASMATKATLALLFPLLLFALRFFDKRELRRIAEIWQKVTVTLKRRWFIESWLIAIGLGGVILLLYLMIWAGSGRG; encoded by the coding sequence ATATACGACAAGATCAAGAAAACGGTCAAGCACACGCTGATCTTCGGCATCGGCAGCGTGGTCAACAGCGCTTTCGGACTCGTGCTGGTGCCGGTGTACGCCCGCTATCTGCCGGCAGGCGAGTTCGGCGTATTGTCGCTGCTCACCGTTACGCTGACGCTGGTGACGATCGTACTCAAGTTCGGGCTCAATCACGCGTTCTTTCGCCACTATTACGAGACTGAGGATACGGCTCATCGCCGTAGGATAGTCGGTTCGACGTTGATCTTCTTGCTTGGGTCGTCGGCCGCGGCGACCGCGCTTTTGTGGATGGCCGCTCCGCAGGTGTCGGCGATTGTCTTTCAGGGCGATCGATCGCGCGCCAACCTGATTCAGATTATTTTTCTTATCAGCTTCTTTGATGTCATCACGCTTATCCCGGACTCGATCCTGCGCGCAAGGTTCAAGTCCGCCCAATATTCCGCTCTTAACATCACGGCATTTCTGTTCCAGCTCGTGTTGATCACGTACCTGGTGATTGGCGTCGGCGCGAATATTCGTAACGTGCTGATCGGACGGCTGGTGGGCGGGGCGTTTGAAGCCGTGCTGTTCTACGTGATGGTGAGGCGCGACTTGAGCCTGAGTTTTTCCGCAACCGAGCTTCGCGGGATGCTGTCGTTTGGCGCGCCGTTGATCTTCGGTCAGATATCGTTTCACTTATTCATGATGATCGACCGCTTTTTCCTCGAGCGGTACGGGACCCCGAGAGAGCTCGGCGCCTATTCGATGGCAAACACGCTGGTATCGGTTGTGACCATTCTGGTGACAGTGCCGTTCAGTCAGGTGTGGACGGTGATGCGATTCTCGGTGATGAACGAAGAGGGCGCAGAAGAATACTACTCGCGGGTGCTGACCTACATTCTGTTCGTGAGCATGTTCTTCGCGCTTTGCGTGTCGGCGGTAGCCGGAGACGGGCTTCGGTTGTACGGCTTGAAGAGCTACTGGCCGGCGGCAACGATAATCCCGCTGCTTGGGCTGGCAGCGGTGCTCGACTGCGCGTCCCGGGTGCTGAACATCGGCATTACTCTAAAGAAGCGGACGATCTTTGCACCGATAGTCATCCTCGCGGCGTTGATGGTGAACATCGGATTGAACTTCTGGTTGATCCCGCGATACGGCATCATGGGAGCGACCGTCTCGACGCTGCTGTCGTACGTAGTGTTTTGTGCGCTCAGATATTGGGCTTCGAATCTGTTTTTCAAAGTCCGGTACGAGTGGGGCCGAGTGTTTGCCATCCTGGCTGTCGGAACGCTGCTTGTCGGGGCTTTCTACTTCAACGATTGGTTTCACGGTGACACGCAAAATCGCGCCACTCTTTTTGCGTCGATGGCGACCAAGGCGACGCTGGCATTGTTGTTCCCGCTGTTGCTGTTCGCGCTTCGCTTTTTTGATAAGCGCGAGCTTCGCAGGATCGCGGAGATATGGCAGAAGGTCACGGTCACGTTGAAGCGGCGCTGGTTTATTGAGAGCTGGCTGATAGCCATTGGTTTGGGCGGCGTGATCCTTCTTTTATACTTGATGATATGGGCTGGCAGCGGACGTGGTTGA
- a CDS encoding YfhO family protein, producing MMAEPEVERSASPNDSRPLDSSSGNAGLTRHAVNVIVIVAAVIAMFWRVFFLGETLIDVNTLNNQLPWGYHAGQSDYPYNRRDLTDTYVTRDYFVVSAYRDGELPLWNPFTMAGHPIYADGVTRTLSPFLLFYKFFDVPLGYSVARITELMLAAVFMYIFLVSMGAGGGGALMGSLVFEFSAHSMLHLTGLGWWGGLMWLPLIMLFADRSIQRKSYVQAMLAGVCLAAQFFCGYLPNQIYYVGAVIVYYLFFAFVRRSNGSRAIRRVVMMMGLTLAVGFALSATQWAPSLELLSYSNRKIVGAELGYVYLPPWYAGTLIFPNLFGAAYDAKMLTLFTALGVSHDHILYLGVAALAPLGFCIYLLRQTGSKRLFQTSNSDVAFRNHVAFFAMLAGLSLIIMMTTPLYVPLTRYIPILQIIRVAVRAGVLFLFGAAVLVAFGTDLLLWSGAERLRAFGKLARRFAIGIAAFVLLAVIGSYLLSLSGVTVDAGERGRVAFIRRAVVALSAQFAPPSLSILIPLGLLFLAVLLVWAFSERRLAGPSFLALITMLLVADLFWNSSQFDRSFDRSRVFPKTEITELLHSLLPGRVLVVPSDLKTNRRVTSEAGAEKIIAPPNTLLPYQIATVTGKNQQFPKWYREFASLIEPQQNLSHVVFDEYHSPFFDLLNVRYVLTRQSAPPIDGYDLLATAEGLSVYENKGAMPRAFFASSVIEVGDAAASLEALRDIRFDTHTAVVIATGNGIATADPGAASATIIEDKRNRVVVETESAQDGLLVLSDNYYPGWRGYVDGRPVEVLRANHTMRAVNVPAGRHVVSFAFMPKAFFLSVYVSLAAAALTLAALIVSIRRRRE from the coding sequence ATGATGGCTGAGCCAGAGGTCGAGCGTTCCGCATCACCGAACGACTCGCGTCCACTTGACTCTTCATCCGGCAACGCTGGTCTCACGAGGCATGCAGTCAACGTCATCGTGATAGTGGCAGCCGTCATCGCGATGTTCTGGCGCGTGTTCTTTCTCGGCGAAACGCTCATCGACGTCAACACGCTTAACAATCAGTTGCCCTGGGGCTACCACGCCGGACAATCGGACTACCCTTACAATCGCCGCGACCTGACGGACACATACGTGACTCGGGACTACTTCGTAGTGTCCGCGTATCGTGATGGCGAGCTTCCGCTGTGGAACCCTTTCACGATGGCGGGGCATCCCATCTACGCTGACGGAGTCACCCGCACGCTCTCGCCTTTTCTGTTGTTCTACAAGTTCTTCGACGTACCGCTTGGTTATTCTGTCGCGCGCATAACGGAGCTAATGCTGGCGGCGGTTTTCATGTACATCTTCCTTGTGTCCATGGGCGCCGGCGGGGGCGGCGCCTTGATGGGCTCGCTGGTGTTTGAGTTCTCCGCCCACTCGATGCTGCACCTGACCGGGCTCGGCTGGTGGGGCGGATTGATGTGGCTCCCGTTGATCATGTTGTTTGCGGATCGCAGCATCCAACGCAAGAGCTACGTGCAGGCGATGCTGGCGGGTGTGTGTCTGGCGGCGCAGTTTTTCTGCGGGTATCTCCCGAATCAGATCTACTACGTTGGCGCGGTTATCGTGTACTACCTCTTCTTCGCGTTCGTCCGGCGTTCCAACGGGAGCCGCGCGATCAGGCGCGTGGTTATGATGATGGGTTTGACGCTGGCTGTGGGCTTCGCGCTTTCAGCGACGCAATGGGCGCCGTCGTTGGAGCTGCTGTCGTACTCGAATCGCAAGATAGTGGGCGCGGAGCTTGGCTACGTCTACCTGCCGCCGTGGTACGCGGGCACGTTGATCTTTCCGAACCTGTTCGGTGCGGCCTACGACGCGAAGATGCTCACGCTATTCACGGCGCTTGGGGTCTCGCACGACCATATTCTTTATCTTGGCGTAGCGGCGCTAGCGCCCCTTGGCTTTTGTATTTACTTGCTCAGGCAGACAGGAAGTAAACGTCTCTTTCAGACTTCGAACTCCGACGTTGCATTTCGCAATCACGTCGCCTTCTTCGCTATGCTCGCGGGGTTGTCGCTGATCATAATGATGACCACGCCCCTGTATGTTCCTCTTACTCGATACATACCGATCCTTCAGATCATTCGAGTCGCGGTTCGCGCCGGCGTCCTGTTTCTTTTCGGGGCGGCGGTGCTCGTAGCGTTTGGAACGGACTTGCTTCTTTGGTCCGGCGCGGAGCGGCTTCGCGCATTCGGCAAGCTCGCGCGGCGCTTCGCCATTGGGATTGCAGCGTTCGTCCTGCTTGCGGTGATCGGTTCGTACTTGTTGTCGCTCAGCGGAGTCACCGTTGATGCGGGTGAGAGAGGCCGCGTAGCTTTCATCCGAAGAGCGGTCGTTGCACTGAGCGCTCAATTCGCGCCGCCCAGCTTGAGCATACTGATTCCTCTGGGGCTTCTTTTCCTGGCCGTCTTGTTGGTGTGGGCGTTCAGCGAACGGCGACTTGCCGGCCCGAGCTTTCTTGCTCTGATAACCATGCTGCTGGTGGCTGATCTGTTCTGGAACAGCTCCCAGTTCGACCGCAGCTTTGATCGCTCGCGTGTGTTTCCGAAGACCGAGATAACCGAGCTGCTACATTCGTTGCTGCCCGGCCGCGTGCTGGTCGTGCCGTCTGATCTCAAGACTAATCGCAGAGTCACGAGCGAAGCCGGCGCGGAAAAAATCATCGCGCCGCCCAATACGTTGCTGCCTTATCAGATTGCGACGGTGACCGGAAAGAACCAGCAGTTTCCAAAATGGTATCGCGAATTCGCGTCGCTGATCGAACCGCAACAAAACCTCAGCCACGTTGTGTTCGATGAGTACCACTCTCCGTTCTTCGACCTTCTGAACGTCAGATACGTGTTGACTCGCCAATCGGCGCCCCCGATTGACGGCTATGATTTGTTAGCCACGGCGGAAGGGCTGTCCGTGTACGAGAACAAAGGCGCGATGCCTCGCGCCTTCTTCGCAAGCTCAGTAATCGAGGTGGGAGACGCAGCGGCATCACTCGAGGCGTTGCGCGATATCCGCTTCGATACGCACACGGCGGTGGTCATCGCGACGGGGAATGGGATCGCGACGGCCGACCCGGGCGCTGCGTCCGCGACGATCATCGAAGACAAACGCAATCGGGTGGTAGTTGAGACCGAGAGCGCTCAAGACGGCTTGCTCGTGCTTAGCGACAACTACTATCCCGGATGGCGCGGGTATGTGGATGGCCGGCCGGTCGAGGTCTTGCGGGCGAATCATACGATGCGAGCGGTAAACGTGCCCGCGGGCCGCCATGTGGTATCATTTGCGTTTATGCCAAAGGCCTTTTTCCTATCAGTGTACGTTAGCCTCGCGGCTGCGGCGCTGACGCTGGCCGCGCTGATTGTGTCCATCAGGCGAAGGCGGGAGTAA